From the genome of Hippoglossus stenolepis isolate QCI-W04-F060 chromosome 13, HSTE1.2, whole genome shotgun sequence:
acacacacacacacacacacacacacacacacacacacacacagagactcttCAGTGTCTGGCCAGTTTCAAAGCGCGGGTGGGTTTACCAGTTATTTCTTAATGCTGACACAATAAAACCTGAtcatattttgtaaaaataaacctgTGTTAATGGGatagataatataataataatcatgttgGTACCAGTACATATTATAAACGATTATAAACTAACATGAACATGAAGATACTCCCCACAGCTGCTGTCATCGCTGTGTCTCACAGAGCTCAGTTTCTGATTCACATTGCAGTTGCTTCAGAATCAGCTTTCAGAGCTTGGAAATGACACGTTGGTGTATTTAATATCATTTCCAATAATTCTTATTTTTTAGTTGGATAATAAGATTTTCCAAAGTGTCTTTCAGTACAACTTGAATTTTGTATCTGTATAATGCACaaaattataacatttaaaGCCTTAATACTGAAATATTTTAAACCAATACTAGAAACCTTTGGATTACCCAAAAAATATTTGCTCAAATTGAAAGTGGGATTGAGCGACACTTGTTACAAAGGATCAGATGTAATGATGGGCATACTGACGAGAATAagaaaaggttaaaggtcatggTAACATTTATCAAAAAGAAAACCAGAAGTTACAGATTATGAAACAAAACGGGAGTATGAGAACCATATTGAAATATCAAAGTACAAATATCACAAAACAATACATCAACACAAGACTGAGCCTTAAACAACTCtgcacaataaagaaaaaggtattcatgttattttattattttattgaaagttttgctttaaaaaaacatggatgatGCTTAATAACCATTAACCCTTTAATATTTTGCAGTAATTTCAGCTCATATACAGAAGTGGAAGGCTGGTGGTGGAAACATATTTAAAGTGGCGTGACATCTTCTGTTATTGCTGCTTATATTAGTATCGGATATGAGCCACATTAACAGTCACAGTTACTTTTCTTTGGTTTATTGGCAGAACCTCACTGTGAATGTAGAAAATTACCAACTAATTCCACATCGAGGGGAAATTAAAAATTAACAGAAAGGGCAAATCTGCTAATTCTCACACTGAGCACCAGCTTGTTTTCCTGACGTTCCTAATAGCTTCTTAATATAGAAGCCTCCCCGGGTCTTATGGTGGTGCAGTGGCTTGTGTCTGGTGACCGGCCTTTATGGCCTAGCAGAGGGATACAGCTCATTTGTTGGATTTTGGTGCCgcagcagtgtgtttgtatgaatgaGTCCAGTGATGGCGAGGGCCGGCCCGATTAGCACGGCACACTAACGAGCTGCCACGGGCTGGGAGTCAGTGGCCCTAAAATAACACGGCGAGCGAGCGGCGACCGGCGCTGGTTTCCCTGGGACGGGGCAGAGTGGCGCGCAGGGAAGTAAATCAAGCAGGAAGGAGAACCGTGTACAGATTCAAGATGAAACGTCACCTAGATTTATGTGCACAGTAAAAGCCTGCTCCTTTTTAATGGCTCCAGTTTCCTCCGAGCAGGACTCCAGTTTCTCCCGCCccctcgctctcgctctctctgttcATTCTGATGCTCTCTCAACCAGTCTGATTCATTTACCTCTGGCCTCTCTCAATATGCCTTTTCTTATTTATCCACATTTATTCTCACTCTATCTGTTACTCAGGTCCAGCTCTCTCCTTATCCAGTTGTgtaacacatgtacacacacacacacacacacacacctacacacacacacacacacacataaacacacatgcacgtgtcTCCACGACTTCAGAGGATATTACATTGACTTACGTTCATTTCCTGAATACTTTAACCATTGCTACGACCggtctaaccttaaccttaacctaacccttcAACATGTTTTCAACTTAAAATGTAACGATTTATTTCTGGGGAcctgctttttgtccccataatgtgacacTGTAAACAGATTTCCTTTCCCAACACTACATGAGTAACTATCCCCACACGTTTGTCACATATTTTATGTCtattgatgtaaaaaaaatagtttatttttaaagtgattGTTCAGAATCAATAACTTACACTTAGTGATATACAATCTATTGTAAATCACTAAAAACAGCTCTGGTAtcttaaataaagtttattatttattattattattattatcatgttttctaaatgagtaaattgtgtagtttaaaaaaatgtattctgtcATCTTCATGTATTGACATACATGAAGATGACAGAATATATAAAATTAAcctttgaataaaataatgatataatattgtgtcacaccttgttgagtcctatgaggcaaattgtgacttgtgaatatgggttgtataaatatttttttttattaaaatatataattacatCACTACTTCTAAGTGTGAAAACAATCTAAACATTATAGATATCATAGGTGTCGACTTTATGGCAGAAGGGTCTGTGGGTCGGGAGAtggagcgggtcgtccactagccagagggttggtggttcgatcccccgGCTTCAGTGAATgatggaaaaaagtgttatagtagcactgtgtgaatgagtgagtgtgGCTCATAGTATAAAGAGCTTTGAGTAGTCGATAAGACCAGAGAAGTGTTGTATAAATAATCCAGTTACGTTTCAGTAAAAGCGACTTTAGATCACACATGACTCAATCTAGAGGACGACATCAATGAtagaacatttttcatttttcgtCTTTGTTATGATTAATTTGGGAGTTAGTTGGAAAAGATACAACACTGACAATAGAAGGTtaattgatgaataaaatccagttgatgaaaatgataaatcaaacaaaacggATGTGAGTCTTTGCCTCTTCGAGGACTTGAGGCAGCCGAGGGTCTGAACAGCAACGTCTCTGGCGACATGTTGAGATTTTGGAACATCTTATCGTGGCTCCGTCTGCCAGAGGAGCTCAGACGTTAAACAGCTCAGATATAAGTGGGAGCGCGGCCATGTCAGGCTTAGAAACAtgcaataaaatcttaaaaatcGATCACCATCCACTCTGAGGCCAATAACGTTAAAGCTTCCCCTCTTCATCTCACTCCCAATCAAACTCTCTCTGACTCTTCTTCTCTGCGTTCATGTCATCTggtcaacacacacatccacaggcCATTATtgtccctctttcttttcctcttttatttctgctgtggttgttttgtgctCTGAAtcgtccccctctctctctctctctctctctgtcaggacCGGCCTGGAGGCCATCATGGAGACTTATGCTTTCTGGAGACCTCCTGTGAGGACCCTGACGTTTGAAGACTTCACCAACATGCAGAAACAGCAAGGTGCGACAGAAATAACCCTCCAGTCCTACTCATCTACTTCATATTCTCACTTCCCCTATTGTCTTTGTAGACACGGGTTTTAGAGTAACAACAAAGGacaaacatattttcagtttcaagTAAACAccgctctctgtgtctccatttTAATGgacttttgattattttattgttgaagCTAGTTGCCAGTTCTCTGGAAAGAttcctttgttttattctgacatTCAGAgttgattaattatttattttattctcatttcctGACTCTGTAAAGAGGCCTTGAAGTACCTTGAAAGGCACCATATATatcaaagttattattaataatattgtaGATTTTGTGTAAGTTAAGTTAAGTGCTCCCTGTTCAAACACCTGACAGACTTTTCTGACCTTTTCTATCAAACACAACTCATGTGGTGAATCTTCATCCACGAGTTAAAGCTCAGTCTGATCTTAAAACAGAGAAACTAATTCAAACTGAAACCTGGGAGTGAAATTAAACTATTCCTCATTTCATATGTGCTCTGAATCCTCAGACGCCACTTTGACATCTACTCTGGTTACACACACAATGCTCATTGTTGGTGTTGATGCacttttattctattcttttttatcactttcttacacattgtgagatttttcagaatttaagggatttcctaaaaaaaaattcatggatcttggtaaaaaagtcagacatgtttaggggactgatgtttatgggtgtgtgcaatttgttgtatttaaatgtggtttcataagagggACTGTTTGGGCCCTGGTGGAGATATGTTTAGTTCTAACGTCTTAATTGTTTAatagtaaagtttatttaatcaaatcttCAACAAAATGcgatttttttaaagtttagacGACAAGATAAAGTATATTTTTTCACTAAGAGTCGTGCACAGTGGTAATTTGCACGTCCTTGTTGCATGTGCCGTCCCACCCTGGACCACTCTCTGCGTATTGTCCTTGTTTATCTCAACACTCTCTGCAACAGCCATCATTGTCCTTCATGTGAGCTTGGCCTTATACGTTATTACTCTTGCAGGTTGGCCTGCGCCTCCTGAGCCTTTCACACCTCGACCAGCCCTCGACAGTTAAATACAATTTAACGATTCGTTAAACAAACCCTGCAGCCCCGCGACACACCTCACTTTGTATGACTTCCAGCGTCAGCACACGTCTTAGTCATGGCTTTTATCAAGGCCCTGAAGCACCTCTGCTTCCTCACTGACTTTATCGCAGTCGCCTCTGGAGGTCAGCATGACGTGACACTGCGTATTTTGTCTGAGCAGGcaaacatgtgtttgttatCATTAAACTCCTCCAGAGTGATTAGGGTCCGTGCGCCGGTGGTGAACCCTGCGTCACGCTGTAAGGACACTGTGGAGTACGGGCGCTGCGTTTAGTGACCGTGTGTGAGTGCGTTGCTACGCCCTGATAGTCCTGGACCCTTTTCCCTTCAAGTAATCAACTATTCCACTGAAGCACCTTTACCCTTCTAACCAGaggaaaacatgacatcaccaaACTATcgtcctctcttccctcctctctcttttttcctcatGTATATCTACCTTCCTCCCTTCCCTCGGTGAAcccccctcctcatctctctgaGCAGAGCGGAGCGCTGCGGCAATATTATCGAAGGCATATGGTGCAAAATCAGAACCCCAGCCAAGCGAGTCCTGGATCATTTAGTTATGCCTCCTCATGGTTTCAAACTGAATTTCTCCAACAGCAAGATGAACCTGGGCCAAATTCTCATTAATCGAGAAATATGCAATTGATATCCCACAGCTATCAATTCGCTATGAAAGGGTTGACTTAGTGGAGCCGCTTTGTGCCAactggggatgtgtgtgtgtgtgtgtgtgtgggggggggctctgtTGACCAGACATGGTCAAAACTGAATCCATATTTCTCTCTGCATACCAGCAGTATATTTTATGATATGGTCCACGATCTCATACCCAGCACAGGTTCAAAGAATCTGAAATCAGTCCAAAGGTATAGGAGTTTGAGAAAGTCCACATGGATCTATAAGGTTATTTATGAAATTGGCGACAGGTGAATTGATAATGTGGCtctctgcttgttttatttatctgacGCGGTGCATGAAAACAAGTCTCAAACTGTAGCTGCTTTTAGATATAGGCACTCaactccagatattctcctgaaattatcctaAGGGGCTGAATTgcagaacgcaaatgtccgactCAGCTGCTCTTGACTTTCTTCGCAGTTTTTCCTGCCAGGTCCCAAGTATGAACCCCTCAGAATTTCAGAGTGAggccatgtgagaatacaacaaTTCCCATAAAgctaaaagaataaaaatatttcagaCAATGAGAATCTAGATATGTTAGTGATAAGGGCGGTGTCGATGCGACGGCTTCATAAGAGACACCTTTATGAAAACTAGATTTCTTGGTTCATTATTTCACCATGTAAGTGTATATTAGAAAACAAAATCTGTAGAACACATTCTTCCTGCACGGCCACATGGTAGAGAGGATGTGGAGGTCTGGAAATGAGAGACGTATACTAACACCTCCCCACAGGGaaatcctgtttgtttctcGCTCCTCTccacagggaggtcagaggtaGTCGGGTTCGGATTCAAGTCACTTTCCCATCATATCAAATTTTCTTgtaagaaaaaagagagagtgggTGGACATGTGGTGGAATACGGCAGCTAAACACATTTCTTAGCACTTGTATGTAAAATACAGGAAGAGATTACTTGAATTATGATCTCATCGTTAACGTGGAAGACTCTTGCCAACATGGGGAAATGATAACTGTTTCCCCTGTAACTGTTcaagaaattagatttttcttttacaattaaTGATTTAACTTTATGAAACCTTGAATCTGAATATGAACAATACCCCACATCATGGTATCAGTTGTCAAATCAGGACGACGGACTTAATATTTTGGCTTGAGAATATAGGTTTTATTTGAGAAGTCTAATTTTCTATTGATCGTTTTTGCACTGGTCCTGATTCAAACTTCAAATATTAAACACTCATAGATACTAATCCACTAAATATATGTTTctcaacaagatccatgaatttttctctgggaaaacttagaaaaggttgaaaaacacTCTAAAGCtagttaaaaacaaatcttcctggatccgccctctGATTTGGAAATCctttcagatgtttttgtgtaattttgatTACAAACAAACGAccagacagggatgaaaacacaccTCCTGTATTTcattctgtttgtatttgtgtgttttccaggtggAAGCACAGGAACTTctcccaccacctccagcaCAGGAACCCCCTCCCCTTCTGGTGCGGCGCACCTCCTGTCCCCCTCCTGCTCCCCTCCCACCTTCCACCTGGCTCCCAACACCTTCAATGTGGGCTGCAGGGAAAGTCAGCTCTGCAACCTGGGCCTGTCTGAGTACCCAGCCTGTGCCCGCAGCAACATGGCGGCCCTGCAAGGCTATGGCGGCCTGGCCGACAGTTCCTACGGACGCCTCCaggcagggggcgctgtggccTCTGCTCAGCCCTCTGAATCCTTCCTGCCACAGAGGACTTCCTCCTTGATTGCTGCTGGTATGCAAGGTAGCACTCATCCATCCCTGACCGGTGGCAGTGGCGGCAGTGGCTCCGGAGGCAAGATGGACGCCTACGGCGGTCAGCTCGGCTCCTTCCCAGCCTCGCAGCTTCAGTACGTGATGCAAGCCGGAGGCGGCTCGAGCGGCGGCTCGTCCTCCTCATCCGGATCCTCCCCATCCTCCGCCCACATGTTCAGCGGGGGCCACCACCACGTGCAGCAGGGCTCCTACAATGCTTTCTCCCTGCACAACCCTTACAACCTGTACGGATACAACTTCCCCACCTCTCCTCGCCTGGCCACCAGCCCGGAGAAGCCTCAAGGAGGtttgctctgctcctcctcgcCTGCCGGGGCCTTCGCTGAGCGCCAGTACCTGTCCAACGGAGGCATGGACACGATGCACATGATTGGCAACCCCGCCGGTGGCCAGCAGGGCAGCGGCTCCTGTGACGGCCGCCAGTATGGCTCCTCCTCTCAGATGTCCATGCACATGGTGTAGAAACCGACATCGAACCTCACAGTCCGCCATGTTTCTAAAGTCTTTCAGGTGAGAAGCAAATCCCTCATCGATGAACCCAGTTTGGCGTCAAAGTCAAACAGGTGTTTCCACATGAAATGTTAACGTACTGAAGTACAACACAAACCTTTCAGAAAAGGATATCatctcatgtttttgtttttaaagactcCCCGCCACTTACAAAGCAATATAGTGGGAGTCAAAGTATTATTAAATTATCTATGtattaataaagtgaaaaattGGGAGAGCAACTTAATGCTCTTACAGTTTCTGACGGGAAACCAACAACAAAcggtgtgaggagagagaggagcccaCACGCTCTGCTTCAGGAGGATTATCAGTTGTGAATATGTAGCGGTGCAATAGCAGCAATAGCCTCTTCAAGTGACTCACTCTTGATTTTGGGGACTCAAAGGCCATCGGGTCACGACATCCTGTAACCAAAGAGTCTTCACTGTGATCCAGAAGTTTTTGACTTCACGCAGCACTTGAGTCGTATCGTTTTAGAAATGCCAAAGGGTCAGCGCTGCGTCCGTCATGGTCTGAAGTTTGGGCCGGAATGAAAGGGACAACTGGACGAGATTACAGAGTGACTCACTGCTCTACATATACGCAGGAGCGTGCACGGGGAGGTATCTGTGCGCTGCGGCGGCCCGGGTCGATGTGCCAAACACgctgaacacaacacatggaCGCAGTAAGTCAAAGAAGTGTAGGTCAAGTCGACAGAGGGATTACGTCTTCATCCTGAAAACTCCCAGCGGCGTGTACACGAGGACTCCACCACATCAACCTGCTCTCCTCATAGACTGGAATGGTTTCACTAGGTTTGAGTGGATTATGTTTTAAagcatattatatataaataagatgGCAAATGCAATCAATAACATAAGCTTAAAGGTTGTTGTGTGAAAAGTTGTAAAAGAAGCAATAGCAAAacagagtttttgtttttggtgtgTTGTAGAGATGTGTATTTAAGTGCTGAGCAGTATAACGATTTTACAGGCCCATCGGtgataaaatgtgtgaaaaaaagggaaatagcTAAATGATTCTTTTTTGaggcatttaaaaaatgtaaatacaggtGCCAAGCACATAAAAAGCTCAATAAACGTTTTAATTCATGTACATGGCTTTGATTACCAACTGCGTGTGttcgtgtctgtctgtgtgtgtgtgaacttgtatctttgtgaggaccattttcaGCTTAGACTTTGTGTATTGAGCACATTTTGGACAGTCCTCACTTTCAGGGTTCTTAAAGGGTTGGGACTTGCTTTTATAGGGCCATGCTTAGAGTTAGGTGTAGATTAGAGAATTACTCATGTGGTGGGAACCTCTCTACTTTGTGAGGATTaacaaaatatcccaaaacataaaaaaaaaagaagaaaatcgACATGACTAGAAGCTTCAGTTAAAGAATGTATTGCCGTAGAGACGTTTCGAGCACAAGGGCCTTCCTCAGAATAAAAGCAAGTCCCCATCATGTTAGTCACAATACAATTACAATATTACAAAGTAATATTATAGAAATTCCAAAATTCATAACATATAAGTCAACGTAACGTTCTCAGGTGCTGTGCAGACAcgactctctgtgtgtgtttgtgtgtcatcatGACAACCTGTCACTCTGGCAGGTGTTTACACGTCTGTGCACAGATCTCCTCACTGCACTGTCATCACAACTGTTCAGGCGTGAGGTCCAAGCACTGGAAGAACGAGGGGTTGGACGTAGGGAAGGAAACATTTACATCTTGGATCCTCATTAGTTACTTCTGAAAACTGTCTATAATGTAAAACTCCTTACTGAGTACTCGGGGGTCAGCATGTCACCATGATGACAGATTTTCTCATCTCCATTAGTAGATTTTCAGAAACCCTGACATTGAAGATTGAAAATTAAGAACATACTGGTTTTATTTGAGTAATTAACTGTGGACACATTTATCCCCAAACTCAGAAGAAACAGGAGTCGCTCATACAAAATAATTTGGAGCGCATAAGCAAAATTATTTATCGTCTTTATTATAGGCaatcaacaaaataatgttGCTTTTAAGGCTATTTACTAATTAACTTTTGGAAAATGATTCctttataaacacattttcccttTCGAATAATAGTATGAGATTCTAATGGTTGAAGTTCACGTACCATGAGTCACAGCCTAAAGGCTTCAATACCAACAGCTGACATGATTATTAATCACATGAGAGGTTGCTGCTTATAAAACTCACACATCTGCTCTGCTCCACATCACAGGCCCGGGCTTCAAACGCTGATGCAATGTGTCGATCATAAACCAAACTGGAAGAAATGGAcccaaaaaaacccacattttCTCCCTGCTGGTTCTGTTTATTAAGAGAATGAAGAATGAAGCCAGGGGCACGGCTGTTGTCCTCCACGCACATAAACATGGCACCTGTTTAAAGGGACAGACAAATCCCCCTTGTAATCATTTGAACCTCCCAGAAAAGGAGAAACATGCAGCATTGAGGGTCGTTCCTGCAGCCTTGTGGTTCCCCTCTTGTTACACAGACTCGGGAGGGGACTCAGCCGGGGGCCAATCAGCATCCATTACACGGACGTCTTCTGAGCGGCTCCCCCCCAATCACTTCCTATCATGTGTAGGGCTCCAGCCATGAAATATCATATCTGAACCATCATGAGCAAATGAAGCGGTTGCAGCACCGTGGAGACAACGGCTCGCTATTGGAAACACCTGTTTTTCCAAGCATGACTCCAAATAATGAGCAGGGTGATGCAGCGGAGAGAAGCGCATGATTTCATAATTTGGCTCCGCTCCATCTATCTGGACAatattatcaataattattCACGTTATATGTCTGATACACTCGCTCTCTTGTTCCAGCAGAATCCAAAATAACCCCCCTCCTCCGTCTTCACCGCAAATTTACTTCAGGGCCTGTTAGATTAGGAGCCGTATTTGTAAAGAGGAGCCACGCACATGGATCCACAGAGCGACTGTATGACATAATGCACATCAGGTCGGTTTTTATACCGTAAACCGTCCATCAGGTCCCTAAGTGGAAAAGAATGGCTGGGTTTGAGTAACAGCCACTCGCTGCCTTTCATCGTCTTTCATTAGAAACAAAATATGCAAACAATCCCATCGACTGATTAATTGCAGAGAGCAGCCGGCTCGCCGCAAAACAAGAAACTGCAACAATGTGCGATACAGGACCGGGTATTTTAACGAGACGCTCTGACAGAGATGAGAGGGATCCGGTGCCTCGTCTGCTGCTCCGGGCCCAGTGTGAGTGACAGCACGCGGACTGGAGGGTATCCCATAATCCCCCACCCCGTTTCAACCATTGATCTTTCTCTCCGAACACATTTTGGACGTTTTTACAGACCCAGAATCACTCTCTGGAGAACTCTTCTGGGTACAAGTCCAGCCCAGGGGGTTCAGTGAccacatgcaaaaaaacaaaagaggagaaatattgttttaattccTTGGATGTGAGGATCTGGTTTTGATACGACAGTGTGAGCTTGTATGAGACGCTCCAATCAGAAATTCCTGGTAAACTATTGCCCTCTTGTGTTTATTCCTCTCTTATGCTTGAGACTCCTCGGCTCGACTCATCTTCACCATAAATTATTGCTGACAGGAGACGTGGACCCACTTTTCGGAGGTGTTACAGTGCGGCTGACATGTGTAGCCTATTGAAGCACTAAATCACGGCTCTTTCACAAAGGGCTTTCACATACCTTCAACCGCCGTACACcagtacttttcttttttcccctccttcaAGGAACATCTTGAAACTATTTCCAGACTGATAAAGTCATGATTCAGATGTCAAGCTTAAAAACAGACAGACGCTGGTTATGTGGCCAGTGTTTTGTACTAAAAATGTATCTCTACTGGGTTAATTAGCCCATCCGGtagaaaacacaactgttcCAATTATGAGCTGTGTAAAATATGATGACTCCTAATCATGACTATTATTATTCTGATAAAAGTTGGTTTCAGACACTAGTTTTTCTGATGATCAGTGACTTTCTGACAGATTGACACAACCTCAGTAATTCAGAGTCAAGTTTTGACACGCCTGCCTAATCACATTAAGCACAACGCTATTTAGTGAGTAAATTatcaaattgtttaaa
Proteins encoded in this window:
- the tbx15 gene encoding T-box transcription factor TBX15 — its product is MSERRRSAAALSSRAHAFSVEALIGSNKKRKLRGWEEKELELSMESLATDGEDPAHCLDMDPDSEASPGSDGEGLAERTSCSFGSPADLAPGPCSDPSPPASMEEIQVELQCADLWKRFHDIGTEMIITKAGRRMFPAMRVKIAGLDPHQQYYIAMDIVPVDNKRYRYVYHSSKWMVAGNADSPVPPRVYIHPDSLASGDTWMRQVVSFDKLKLTNNELDDQGHIILHSMHKYQPRVHVIRKDFSSELSPNKPVPSGEGVKTFSFPETVFTTVTAYQNQQITRLKIDRNPFAKGFRDSGRNRTGLEAIMETYAFWRPPVRTLTFEDFTNMQKQQGGSTGTSPTTSSTGTPSPSGAAHLLSPSCSPPTFHLAPNTFNVGCRESQLCNLGLSEYPACARSNMAALQGYGGLADSSYGRLQAGGAVASAQPSESFLPQRTSSLIAAGMQGSTHPSLTGGSGGSGSGGKMDAYGGQLGSFPASQLQYVMQAGGGSSGGSSSSSGSSPSSAHMFSGGHHHVQQGSYNAFSLHNPYNLYGYNFPTSPRLATSPEKPQGGLLCSSSPAGAFAERQYLSNGGMDTMHMIGNPAGGQQGSGSCDGRQYGSSSQMSMHMV